The DNA window GACCCATGAAGAGGAAGCGAAGCTAAACTCGAATACCGATGAGGAAGCCCGAAGTTAGAACCCGTCCCGATCCGTTGAGTCCTCTTTGCCAAAGTTCTCTCTCGCTTGTGGGCATTTTGGTGACCCCCAAGAGCTTGAGAACTGTAAAATTTCCTCTGGCAATAGTTACAAGAGAAAACCCTCGGCTCTGTTTCCCCATCTGTGGGTTCTGTTGCCAAATTCGCATCGAAACTGTGGATTAGATTGAGTTCTGGGTTCGACCCATGATCGGAATCGTTGTTAGAAAGGGTGAGATCCAAACCCAGGTGGGAATTGAGGTTAATTTGGTCAGTTGTTGGATCCCCCTTTGGACATGATGGAGAAGACTCTGAAGCAGAGATGATTGTTGAAGTTTCAGAAGGGGATGGCTCTGATATTGGAAGATTCAttgaaggaggaagaagaagaagaagaagaaaaagcacagtagagagagaaagggaggagggagagagagagagagggcttATTGATATGGTAATAAGTGCAGTGGTTTATTGTCGTATGTATAGCAGAGAAATGACACTGTTTTACAGTTAAAGGGTCTTAATATAGGAAGTCAAAcgaatgagaagaagaagagtcgTTCTGATGTGTTTTGTTTTGGCGTCTCTGTGTGATCCAGTTTTCTCACATATAGCTTCTCTGTCCcccatttgttctttttgctcTTTTCATAGAACTCGAATGGAAtctatttgtatttatttagtcTATGAACTTTTACatagttaaaaatataaacgactattaaaatttaacttcttccgagaaattttttgaatgatGAAGACTCGTAAGgtataatttcaaaagtttaagaatcaaagaataatttgatccatgttggatctcacaattcaccttcCTTTGAAGTCCAGCGTCTTTGTTAGCATTCGTTCTACTTtgcaatcgatgtgagatctcacaattcactcctgTTGTTGACACTCGTTCAATCCACCCCGTATTGGGATTCaatgtccttactggcacaccgtccgatATCCATCCCCTTTAGGActtagcgtcctcgctggcacaccgcttggtgtttggctctataccatttgtaactatCTAATTTcactgctagtaaatattgtcatatttgggttttcacggttaggcttcccctcaaagttacTAAAACGCAAAAGAAAGTTTGtttcctctttaggtttttacTTTCGTGCTTccccttaaagtttttgaaacGTTTCAttgtaaagaatatttcgttctcctctctaaccgacgtgggacctcacataatgacttttaatttatttgaatcttaatttttgtcCCATAAATTTGAcataaaattctattttagccttttaaaagaaatgttatAGAAATacatttaactaaaaaatatatatttaacataaacaaatacttaaaaatatataattattgtt is part of the Cucurbita pepo subsp. pepo cultivar mu-cu-16 chromosome LG03, ASM280686v2, whole genome shotgun sequence genome and encodes:
- the LOC111791067 gene encoding zinc finger protein 1-like, with product MNLPISEPSPSETSTIISASESSPSCPKGDPTTDQINLNSHLGLDLTLSNNDSDHGSNPELNLIHSFDANLATEPTDGETEPRVFSCNYCQRKFYSSQALGGHQNAHKRERTLAKRTQRIGTGSNFGLPHRYSSLASLPLHGSLSRSLGIQAHSMVHKPSLHVSAIGSAGIYGHSEWSRKPLDQHPAIGRLMQGNSHVGSFRGISSDTGAARFEGVGKLSPAAVTEAPPPHGGFWWGSGGGGGGFNHLKMKPKQDELLKLDLSLKL